In Arthrobacter sp. Soc17.1.1.1, the following are encoded in one genomic region:
- a CDS encoding Sec-independent protein translocase TatB, whose product MIGINGLEALILGLLVVLILGPDKLPSYASNLATLVRNLRALATGAKNQLTEELGDEIADIDWRTLDPRRYDPRTIIKDALLEDLPGDISAAPVAASASPVPHQTPHTTLQHPTKGLPS is encoded by the coding sequence GTGATCGGAATCAACGGCCTTGAGGCTCTCATCCTCGGCTTGCTCGTCGTCCTCATCCTGGGACCGGACAAGCTGCCCTCCTACGCCTCCAACCTGGCGACCCTCGTTCGGAACCTCCGGGCACTGGCCACGGGCGCCAAAAACCAACTGACCGAGGAGCTCGGCGACGAGATCGCGGACATCGATTGGCGGACCCTCGACCCGCGTCGGTACGACCCCCGCACCATCATCAAGGACGCACTCCTCGAGGATCTGCCCGGTGATATCAGCGCCGCACCGGTTGCAGCGTCTGCCAGCCCGGTACCGCACCAGACTCCTCACACAACACTGCAGCACCCAACGAAAGGCTTACCGTCATGA
- a CDS encoding alpha/beta hydrolase, translating into MKSFIDRVDPELLPGLDFSEAFPPPTTIDELHSFRSKTTADTTYADCSGVTFQDRITDGLRLRVFTPAGAGPHPAIYWIHGGGMIAGSVDHDTPYCTVLSGETGAVVVAVDYRLSPEHPFPAPLDDVHAGLQWLFASAEVLSIDPHRVAVAGSSAGGGLAAGLTLLNRDNGGPRIAFQYLMYPMLDHTHTSNSSREFHDIPTWNRAHSQFAWQCYLGAGQPSPPIYAAPAAAEDLAALPPTLIQVGDLDLFRDEDINYATRLSNAGVPTELHVYPGAYHGYELNCPTSSLGAQTLTDRNRALTKALHPSC; encoded by the coding sequence ATGAAATCTTTCATTGACCGCGTCGACCCGGAGCTCCTGCCGGGCCTGGACTTCTCCGAGGCCTTCCCACCGCCGACCACCATCGACGAGCTGCACTCATTCCGCAGCAAGACCACCGCGGACACCACGTACGCAGACTGCTCAGGCGTGACCTTCCAGGACCGGATTACCGACGGGCTGAGACTGCGGGTCTTTACTCCCGCCGGCGCAGGCCCCCACCCCGCGATCTACTGGATCCATGGCGGTGGGATGATCGCCGGAAGCGTCGACCATGACACCCCTTACTGCACGGTCCTGAGCGGGGAAACCGGTGCCGTCGTTGTTGCCGTGGACTACCGGCTGTCCCCGGAACATCCATTTCCGGCCCCCTTGGATGACGTCCACGCAGGCCTGCAGTGGCTCTTCGCTTCAGCGGAGGTCCTGTCCATCGATCCTCACCGGGTAGCCGTAGCAGGATCGAGCGCCGGAGGAGGATTAGCCGCGGGGCTGACCTTGCTCAACCGAGACAACGGCGGACCGCGCATCGCTTTCCAATACCTGATGTACCCGATGCTCGATCACACCCACACCTCCAATTCATCACGCGAGTTCCATGACATACCCACCTGGAACCGTGCCCACAGCCAGTTCGCATGGCAGTGCTACCTCGGCGCCGGTCAACCTTCCCCGCCCATCTATGCTGCCCCGGCGGCCGCAGAAGACCTTGCCGCTCTGCCACCGACGCTCATTCAGGTAGGGGACCTCGACCTTTTCCGCGATGAGGACATCAATTACGCCACCCGGCTCAGCAACGCCGGAGTACCGACCGAACTTCATGTCTACCCAGGCGCTTACCACGGGTACGAACTGAACTGCCCCACCTCCTCCCTTGGCGCTCAAACCCTTACCGACCGGAACAGGGCCCTGACCAAAGCGCTGCACCCGTCATGCTGA
- a CDS encoding N-acetylmannosamine-6-phosphate 2-epimerase produces the protein MFTPESLRSSLIVSCQAYPGEPMRDPRTTAQVAQSAVIGGAAAVRVQGLGDIQAVRSAVEVPIIGLWKDGHEGVFITPTLHHALACAHAGAHIVALDGTRRPRPDGLSLKDTITGVHETSNALVMADCGSVADAIAAVEAGADLIGTTLAGYTGERPKTSGPDLELIREIAARELNAPLIAEGRIHTPAQGKSALEAGAFAVVVGTAITHPTTITSWFAAALAP, from the coding sequence ATGTTCACGCCTGAAAGCCTCCGCTCCTCCCTGATCGTGTCCTGCCAGGCTTACCCCGGGGAGCCGATGCGCGACCCTCGGACGACCGCGCAGGTAGCCCAATCAGCTGTCATCGGCGGCGCAGCAGCGGTCCGCGTCCAAGGGCTGGGGGACATCCAAGCCGTCCGGTCGGCCGTCGAAGTTCCCATCATCGGGCTCTGGAAGGACGGCCACGAAGGCGTTTTCATCACCCCCACCCTGCATCATGCCCTCGCGTGCGCCCACGCCGGAGCCCACATCGTCGCCCTGGACGGTACGAGGCGACCACGTCCTGACGGACTATCGCTGAAGGACACCATCACCGGTGTCCACGAGACGTCCAACGCTCTCGTCATGGCCGACTGCGGTTCGGTCGCCGATGCCATAGCTGCCGTCGAAGCAGGCGCCGACCTTATCGGTACCACCCTCGCCGGCTACACCGGGGAACGGCCGAAGACATCCGGGCCCGATCTTGAACTCATCCGCGAGATCGCAGCCCGCGAGCTGAATGCCCCCTTGATCGCGGAGGGCCGCATCCACACACCCGCCCAAGGCAAATCGGCGCTGGAGGCAGGCGCGTTTGCCGTCGTCGTCGGTACCGCGATCACACACCCCACCACAATCACCAGCTGGTTCGCCGCGGCGCTGGCACCATGA
- a CDS encoding ROK family protein, which produces MPHVIGLDVGGTKIAGAVVDATGTATFHRTVGTPSQNGAHAVLDAITALVASLRDEAEQQDLVVQALGVGAAGVIDSVRGVVISATEAIQGWAGTQLTAELTDRTGLRSTAINDVHAHALGESWLGAGAGTSSVLFIGMGTGVGGSYVLHGECLQGATNTAGHVGHFASPHAYENGEPLRCSCGGAGHVEAIASGPAIYSAFRRMGGELATDTRGVYRLAVAGDPLAAAALERGATAAGQAIGGLANIFDPHIVVVGGGLASAGPLWWDAMEDAAREELLFPLTDLPIVPAQLGATAAIRGAARKALELVSTPEGQHVHA; this is translated from the coding sequence ATGCCACATGTCATCGGCCTCGACGTGGGTGGAACGAAGATCGCAGGGGCGGTCGTCGACGCCACCGGCACCGCAACCTTCCACCGCACCGTTGGCACTCCGTCGCAGAACGGAGCCCACGCTGTTCTTGACGCGATAACAGCGCTGGTCGCATCTCTGCGGGATGAGGCCGAGCAGCAGGATCTCGTCGTTCAAGCACTCGGTGTCGGCGCGGCCGGAGTCATCGACTCCGTTCGTGGCGTCGTGATCTCCGCAACGGAAGCAATCCAGGGTTGGGCCGGAACGCAGCTCACCGCTGAACTGACCGACAGAACCGGTTTGCGGAGCACGGCGATCAACGATGTGCACGCCCATGCGCTGGGCGAGAGCTGGCTCGGCGCAGGCGCGGGCACCAGTAGCGTCCTGTTCATCGGTATGGGCACCGGCGTGGGCGGCAGCTATGTCCTGCACGGCGAATGCTTGCAAGGCGCGACAAACACTGCCGGTCACGTCGGCCACTTCGCCTCCCCCCACGCCTACGAGAACGGTGAACCGCTCCGCTGCAGCTGCGGGGGAGCAGGACATGTTGAGGCGATCGCCTCCGGTCCGGCCATCTACTCGGCCTTCCGGCGGATGGGGGGAGAACTGGCCACAGACACGCGCGGGGTCTACCGCCTGGCAGTTGCGGGAGATCCACTCGCCGCGGCTGCCCTTGAGCGCGGGGCAACAGCAGCCGGTCAGGCCATCGGCGGTCTCGCCAATATCTTCGATCCGCACATCGTGGTGGTCGGAGGAGGGCTTGCCTCGGCCGGCCCCCTCTGGTGGGACGCCATGGAAGACGCCGCACGCGAGGAGCTTCTGTTTCCCCTCACAGACCTGCCGATCGTCCCGGCGCAGCTCGGTGCAACCGCAGCCATCCGGGGCGCCGCGCGGAAGGCGTTAGAGCTTGTTTCCACTCCGGAAGGACAGCATGTTCACGCCTGA
- a CDS encoding dihydrodipicolinate synthase family protein, whose amino-acid sequence MKSRFHGVIPPVVTPRTKDGAIDTASLERLTKYLLEGGVAGLFVLGSSAEVPYLTNDERDTVVRTIAGVNAGAVPLIAGANEQTTARVIDEGRRLIGLGADAIVATSQFYAISDARETDTHFRALHAAFDVPLFAYDVPVRTHFKLPLDMLVTLAQDGVLAGVKDSSGDDVAFRQLLLATKDIADFAVFTGHEVVVDGALLSGAHGVVPGLGNVDPAAYAALYGATQRGDYAAAAREQDRLANLFNIVYTPTPGRVSPGAGGLGAFKTALMLLGVIDTNLMSAPMAQLNDNETRAIRLVLEHNGLL is encoded by the coding sequence CTGAAGTCCCGCTTCCACGGTGTCATCCCACCGGTCGTCACTCCCCGCACCAAGGACGGTGCAATCGACACCGCCTCCCTGGAGCGGCTCACCAAATATCTGCTCGAGGGAGGCGTCGCAGGGCTCTTCGTGCTCGGGTCCTCGGCCGAGGTGCCCTACCTCACCAACGACGAACGCGACACCGTCGTGCGGACCATCGCCGGCGTGAACGCCGGCGCCGTACCTCTAATCGCCGGTGCCAACGAGCAGACGACAGCACGGGTCATCGATGAAGGACGGCGTCTGATCGGCCTCGGCGCCGACGCCATCGTCGCCACGTCGCAGTTCTACGCCATCTCCGACGCACGCGAAACGGACACCCATTTCCGCGCCCTGCACGCCGCATTCGACGTGCCCCTGTTCGCCTATGACGTCCCCGTCCGCACCCACTTCAAGCTGCCACTGGACATGCTGGTCACCCTTGCACAGGACGGCGTCCTGGCAGGCGTGAAGGACTCCTCGGGGGACGACGTCGCGTTCCGTCAACTCCTCTTGGCGACCAAGGACATAGCGGACTTCGCGGTGTTCACCGGACATGAGGTCGTTGTCGACGGGGCGCTCCTCAGCGGGGCGCACGGCGTCGTGCCGGGCCTGGGCAATGTCGACCCGGCAGCGTACGCGGCACTGTATGGGGCAACCCAGCGGGGCGACTATGCGGCAGCGGCCCGTGAACAGGACCGGCTCGCCAACCTGTTCAACATCGTTTACACGCCAACTCCAGGGCGGGTCTCACCCGGTGCCGGCGGTCTGGGCGCGTTCAAGACTGCACTGATGCTCCTGGGCGTCATCGACACAAACCTGATGTCCGCGCCCATGGCACAACTCAATGACAACGAGACGCGCGCCATCCGCCTTGTCCTTGAGCACAACGGTCTGCTCTGA
- a CDS encoding ATP-binding cassette domain-containing protein — protein MTDTTPVLELTDIRVHHRARSGSLFRPNIVKAVDGIDFTISRGETVGIVGESGCGKSTLASVLVGLQEPTSGEVLFRGTKVNTRASASKKLFGRDVGVVFQDPSTALNPRMTIHDILTDPLQVHGIGDQQSRDAKVKDLLHLVGLPQSAAEVTPHQVSGGQRQRVAIARALSLDPSVIVADEPTSALDVSVRAQVLNLLADLKKDLNLGMVFISHDIQTVRYVSDRICVMYFGRIVEQGPAREVFEHPTNDYTKSLLGAAPSLLHI, from the coding sequence ATGACCGACACCACCCCAGTGCTTGAACTGACGGACATCAGGGTTCACCACCGCGCCCGCTCGGGATCCCTGTTCCGCCCCAACATCGTCAAAGCGGTCGACGGCATCGATTTCACCATCAGCCGTGGAGAGACGGTCGGCATCGTCGGGGAGTCCGGCTGCGGCAAATCAACCCTCGCATCCGTCCTGGTCGGGTTGCAGGAGCCCACCTCCGGTGAAGTCCTCTTCCGGGGGACGAAGGTCAACACCCGAGCATCCGCATCGAAGAAACTCTTCGGCCGCGACGTCGGCGTGGTCTTCCAGGACCCATCCACCGCCCTCAACCCGAGGATGACCATCCACGACATCCTCACGGACCCGCTGCAGGTCCACGGGATCGGTGACCAGCAATCCCGCGACGCGAAGGTGAAGGATCTCCTGCACCTCGTCGGGCTACCCCAGTCCGCCGCAGAGGTCACCCCTCACCAGGTTTCCGGAGGGCAACGCCAGAGAGTCGCGATTGCCCGCGCCCTCAGTCTGGACCCGTCCGTCATCGTCGCCGATGAACCGACCTCGGCACTGGACGTGTCCGTGCGCGCCCAGGTCCTCAACCTCCTGGCCGATTTGAAGAAGGACCTCAACCTCGGCATGGTCTTCATCTCCCACGACATCCAGACCGTCCGGTACGTCTCGGACCGCATCTGCGTCATGTACTTCGGCCGCATCGTCGAGCAAGGCCCCGCCCGCGAGGTCTTCGAACACCCCACCAATGACTACACAAAGAGCCTCCTCGGAGCAGCTCCAAGTCTTCTGCACATCTAA
- a CDS encoding dipeptide/oligopeptide/nickel ABC transporter permease/ATP-binding protein encodes MRNGLADRLSTTGARFTALNLTSRLALGFLAFIVLIAIIGPYLAPYGENESTAPVLAPSGEHPFGTDGSSYDVLSRMLFGARVSISIGLGAVALALILGAILGAIAATSRKFVSETVMRILDIMMAFPGIALAAALLFALREHSLNLFGSTVPVIILAIAIVYTPQLARVVRANVLAQYGEDYVRAERVIGAGRTYILLKHIARNCAAPILVFATVMVADAIILEASLSFLGAGVQQPAASWGNVMSDGRNVVFSGAWWPTTFGGITILLTVLALNILAEGLTDAMVNPGTSKRRRNNAPAPAAIQAVATAAQPSALDATGTSLTQMDGDPRSDNVSVIGSAAGANVHTPGSLEALAVELDMLAAVEARRTDRLPAVADTAPVILEVKDLSIRFPERYGDTAIVDRVSFTVREGETMGLVGESGCGKSITSLAIMGLLPRTAQLSGSITFNGKELLTNDPRDRDRLYKGLRGEQIAMVYQDALSSLNPSMLIKDQMRQLTQRNGRKSPRELLELVKLDPDRTLKSYPHELSGGQRQRVLIAMALSRSPKIVVADEPTTALDVTVQKQVVDLLNELREQLGFAMVFVSHDLALVASLAHRVTVMYAGQVVESGDVPELLSNPRHEYTRGLLGAVLSIEAGAERLHQIQGTVPSPKDFAPGDRFAERSLRPDADPNQVLDFVRVGDTDHFWASHETHHQDVLVDTSTTARHQS; translated from the coding sequence ATGCGCAACGGACTAGCCGATCGACTCAGCACCACCGGGGCCCGCTTCACCGCACTGAACCTCACCTCCAGGCTCGCGCTCGGATTCCTTGCCTTCATCGTGCTGATCGCCATCATCGGCCCATACCTAGCTCCCTACGGGGAGAACGAGTCAACAGCTCCCGTGCTGGCGCCAAGCGGTGAGCACCCCTTCGGCACCGACGGGTCGAGCTATGACGTCCTCTCCCGGATGCTCTTCGGCGCGCGTGTATCCATCTCGATCGGCCTGGGCGCTGTGGCCCTGGCCCTCATCCTGGGAGCCATCCTTGGGGCTATCGCGGCCACGTCACGGAAATTCGTCAGTGAAACTGTGATGCGGATCCTGGACATCATGATGGCCTTCCCGGGCATCGCACTGGCCGCGGCACTGCTGTTCGCACTGCGGGAGCACTCCCTCAATTTGTTCGGCTCCACCGTCCCGGTCATCATCCTCGCGATCGCCATTGTTTACACCCCACAGTTGGCGCGGGTTGTACGCGCGAACGTCCTCGCTCAATACGGCGAGGACTACGTCCGCGCCGAGCGCGTCATCGGAGCGGGACGCACTTACATCCTGCTCAAACACATTGCACGGAACTGCGCCGCGCCGATCCTCGTCTTCGCCACCGTCATGGTCGCCGACGCGATCATCCTCGAAGCATCCCTGTCCTTCCTCGGAGCAGGCGTCCAGCAGCCGGCTGCCTCCTGGGGCAATGTCATGTCGGACGGACGCAATGTCGTCTTCAGTGGAGCCTGGTGGCCCACCACCTTCGGTGGCATCACGATCCTGTTGACCGTTCTCGCCCTGAACATCCTGGCCGAGGGGCTCACCGATGCGATGGTCAACCCCGGTACCTCCAAGCGCCGCCGGAACAACGCTCCGGCGCCTGCCGCAATCCAAGCCGTCGCCACAGCAGCCCAGCCCTCCGCCCTCGATGCCACCGGCACGTCGCTGACCCAGATGGACGGCGATCCAAGGTCCGACAATGTGTCCGTGATCGGCTCGGCAGCTGGGGCGAATGTGCACACACCCGGTTCCCTGGAAGCTCTCGCCGTGGAACTGGACATGCTCGCCGCCGTTGAAGCGCGGCGGACCGACCGTCTGCCCGCTGTCGCCGACACCGCTCCCGTCATCCTGGAGGTCAAAGACCTCTCGATCCGCTTCCCGGAGCGGTATGGGGACACCGCGATCGTGGACCGGGTGAGCTTCACCGTGCGGGAGGGCGAGACCATGGGCCTCGTTGGAGAATCGGGCTGCGGAAAGTCGATCACCTCGCTGGCCATCATGGGGCTTCTGCCGCGCACCGCCCAACTCTCGGGATCGATCACGTTCAACGGCAAAGAGCTGCTGACCAACGATCCCAGGGACCGCGACCGCCTCTACAAGGGCCTGCGCGGTGAGCAGATCGCCATGGTGTACCAGGATGCCCTCAGTTCGCTGAACCCCTCCATGCTCATCAAGGACCAGATGCGCCAGCTCACGCAGCGCAATGGCCGCAAGAGCCCCCGGGAGCTCCTGGAACTCGTCAAACTCGACCCGGACCGCACCCTCAAGAGCTACCCGCATGAACTCTCCGGCGGGCAACGCCAGCGCGTGCTCATCGCGATGGCGCTCTCCCGCTCACCGAAGATCGTGGTCGCGGACGAGCCGACGACCGCCCTGGACGTCACTGTCCAGAAGCAGGTTGTCGACCTGCTCAACGAACTGCGGGAACAGCTCGGTTTCGCGATGGTGTTCGTCAGCCATGATCTGGCCCTGGTCGCATCCCTCGCCCACCGGGTGACAGTCATGTATGCCGGGCAGGTCGTGGAGTCCGGGGACGTACCCGAGCTGCTGTCCAACCCCCGACATGAATACACCAGAGGTTTGCTGGGCGCGGTTCTCTCCATCGAAGCAGGCGCCGAACGCCTGCATCAAATCCAGGGCACCGTCCCATCGCCGAAAGACTTCGCGCCTGGCGACCGCTTCGCCGAGCGTTCTCTGCGCCCCGATGCCGACCCCAACCAGGTCCTCGACTTCGTCCGCGTGGGCGATACAGACCATTTCTGGGCGAGCCATGAGACACATCATCAGGACGTACTCGTCGACACCAGCACGACAGCGAGGCACCAGTCATGA
- a CDS encoding ABC transporter permease, with the protein MTTFIRLLGRRLAVLPIMLLGVTIMVFIVLSVVPADRATAVLGENASEEAKEAWREERGLNAPLVIQFLRYLSGVIRLDFGVTNPPEESVATKIATAFPVTLQLTFLGILLAVVLALTLGITGALYRDRWPDQAIRIFSIAAIATPSFWLAILLIQWFALPEGSIFPTGGLAWADQYGFVGWLYSMALPALALGIPVSASLIRVVRTSMVEELDRDYVRTAIGNGVPYRTVVARNVLRNALVTPVTVLGLRVGYLLGGAVVIEKIFSLNGMGDLIVVGLTTSDTNLVQGAVLTIAVAFVLVNIVVDLLYLLINPRIRTV; encoded by the coding sequence GTGACCACGTTCATCCGCCTCCTAGGGCGACGGCTCGCTGTCTTGCCGATCATGCTGCTCGGCGTGACCATCATGGTCTTTATCGTCCTGTCCGTCGTTCCCGCGGACCGCGCGACCGCAGTTCTGGGAGAGAACGCCAGCGAGGAGGCAAAGGAGGCCTGGCGGGAAGAGCGCGGCCTGAATGCTCCCCTCGTCATCCAGTTCCTTCGCTACCTCAGTGGCGTCATCCGCCTCGACTTCGGTGTTACCAACCCGCCTGAAGAATCCGTGGCCACTAAGATCGCCACCGCGTTCCCGGTCACCCTTCAGCTGACCTTCCTTGGGATCCTGCTCGCTGTTGTCCTGGCCCTCACCCTCGGTATCACAGGCGCCCTCTACCGCGACCGCTGGCCCGATCAGGCCATCCGCATCTTCTCCATCGCGGCCATCGCCACGCCCTCCTTCTGGCTGGCGATCCTCCTCATTCAGTGGTTTGCCCTGCCGGAGGGCTCCATTTTCCCTACCGGCGGTCTGGCCTGGGCGGACCAGTACGGCTTTGTGGGATGGCTCTACTCCATGGCTCTCCCGGCCCTCGCCCTTGGTATCCCTGTTTCGGCGTCCCTGATCAGGGTCGTCCGAACGTCGATGGTGGAGGAACTTGATCGCGACTACGTCCGTACCGCCATCGGCAACGGTGTCCCCTACCGGACTGTCGTCGCACGCAACGTCCTGCGCAACGCCCTGGTCACACCCGTCACCGTGCTGGGCCTGCGGGTCGGTTACCTCCTCGGCGGGGCAGTGGTCATTGAGAAAATTTTCAGCCTCAACGGTATGGGTGATCTGATCGTCGTCGGGCTCACCACCTCGGACACGAATCTGGTTCAGGGGGCGGTCTTGACCATCGCGGTCGCCTTCGTCCTCGTCAACATCGTCGTTGACCTTCTCTACCTGCTCATCAACCCCAGAATCCGGACGGTGTAA
- a CDS encoding ABC transporter substrate-binding protein — protein MSNTFESTGLVSDSSRRNFLKLAGVMGAAAAFAGSISACSPGGSPAPAGTGAAEGTGSIEAGISYQLSTGFDPMLATGATPQAANLHIFEGLMELHPATREPYVALAAAEPTKVDDTTYEVRLREGATFHNGEAVTPADVVFSFTRVLDPANKSLFAGFIPFIDSVTAKDATTVQFNLKYPFPGFSERISVIKVVPEAAVTADPAAFDLAPIGSGPYSLVSAVKEDRIVFKKFDAYNGTYPARVQDMTWLLLADPAARVAAVPSRTQVIEDVPYLDVDQLAGKVDVESVQSFGLLFLMFNCQSEKFSDKRVRQALHYAIDTDAVITKALLGNATAATSYFQEGHPSYSKASTTYGYDAAKAKSLLQDAGLQDMTVTLTSTDTGWVARVVPLIKEYWDAIGVNTTLEILQSAAVYAPEKVGGKNFDVLCAPGDPSVFGNDGDILLSWFYRGATWMENRAGWNTAPAYAEVQKKLNEAVQLDAKDAKDVHAEVVDIVSDEVPLYPLFHRKLPTAWDSNALDGFQPLPTTGVSFIGVGRK, from the coding sequence ATGAGCAACACTTTCGAATCGACCGGGCTGGTAAGTGACTCCAGTCGCCGGAATTTCCTGAAACTGGCAGGCGTCATGGGTGCCGCTGCTGCCTTTGCAGGATCGATTTCTGCTTGCAGCCCCGGTGGCAGCCCAGCGCCCGCCGGCACCGGCGCGGCTGAGGGCACGGGCTCCATCGAGGCCGGTATCTCCTACCAGCTCTCGACCGGGTTCGATCCGATGCTGGCCACGGGAGCGACGCCCCAGGCCGCGAACCTGCATATCTTCGAAGGCCTGATGGAACTCCATCCCGCCACGCGTGAGCCCTACGTGGCCCTTGCCGCGGCTGAACCGACGAAGGTGGACGACACCACCTATGAGGTCCGGCTCCGCGAAGGGGCAACTTTCCACAACGGAGAAGCAGTTACTCCCGCTGACGTGGTCTTCTCCTTCACCAGGGTCCTCGACCCCGCCAACAAGTCGCTTTTCGCGGGCTTCATTCCCTTCATCGACAGCGTCACCGCCAAGGATGCCACCACGGTTCAGTTCAACCTGAAATACCCTTTCCCGGGCTTCAGTGAGCGCATCTCCGTCATCAAGGTCGTCCCTGAAGCAGCCGTGACCGCTGACCCTGCCGCCTTTGACCTCGCGCCAATCGGTTCCGGCCCCTACAGCCTGGTCTCCGCCGTCAAGGAAGACCGCATCGTCTTCAAGAAGTTCGACGCCTACAACGGCACGTACCCGGCCAGGGTGCAGGACATGACGTGGCTCCTGTTGGCCGATCCTGCTGCACGCGTCGCCGCCGTGCCCTCACGGACCCAGGTCATCGAAGACGTCCCCTACCTGGACGTCGACCAGCTCGCCGGCAAGGTGGACGTCGAATCGGTGCAGTCCTTCGGCCTGCTGTTCCTCATGTTCAACTGCCAGTCCGAAAAGTTCTCGGACAAGCGGGTGCGTCAGGCGCTGCACTACGCAATTGACACGGACGCGGTCATCACCAAGGCCCTGTTGGGCAACGCGACAGCCGCGACGTCCTATTTCCAGGAAGGGCACCCCTCCTACAGCAAAGCGTCCACGACCTACGGCTACGACGCTGCGAAGGCGAAATCCCTCCTGCAGGACGCCGGTCTCCAGGACATGACTGTCACCCTGACCTCCACAGACACCGGCTGGGTGGCGCGGGTCGTGCCCCTGATCAAGGAATACTGGGATGCGATCGGCGTGAACACGACCCTGGAGATCCTCCAGTCGGCCGCGGTTTACGCGCCGGAAAAAGTCGGCGGAAAGAACTTCGACGTCCTCTGCGCACCGGGCGACCCGTCCGTGTTCGGCAATGACGGTGACATCCTCCTGAGCTGGTTCTACCGGGGCGCAACCTGGATGGAAAACCGTGCCGGCTGGAATACCGCACCCGCGTACGCCGAGGTGCAGAAGAAGCTTAATGAGGCGGTCCAACTCGACGCCAAGGACGCCAAGGACGTTCACGCCGAGGTCGTCGACATCGTGTCCGACGAGGTCCCCCTGTACCCGTTGTTCCACCGCAAGCTCCCCACCGCCTGGGACAGCAACGCGCTCGATGGCTTCCAGCCGTTGCCCACCACGGGTGTCTCCTTCATCGGTGTAGGGCGCAAGTAG
- a CDS encoding FadR/GntR family transcriptional regulator, with protein sequence MSSPAIGLPPARFSAQNRSRALQAEIMELILERDLKAGDPLPTENELAQALGIGRNTLREALKVLQALGVVEIRHGFGMFVAPRNFDALADGLTFRGRLSLRHEGQEALQLVDVRQALEAGLIGEAMDLITPEHLDEIEATVRQMESLAEDGEVFTSVDEHFHFQLFEPLDNELLSNLMSVFWKVYSKIHTELGGDPLIDLVETAAIHRAIFEAVKAGDKALASERLKRHFDGIRSELSKLRDAS encoded by the coding sequence ATGAGTTCGCCCGCCATTGGGTTGCCACCCGCACGCTTCAGTGCCCAGAACCGCTCCCGCGCCCTACAGGCCGAAATCATGGAGCTGATCCTCGAGCGCGACCTGAAGGCCGGGGACCCGCTTCCCACCGAGAATGAACTGGCGCAGGCCCTGGGTATCGGCCGGAACACTCTGCGGGAGGCACTGAAGGTGCTCCAGGCACTCGGAGTCGTAGAAATCAGGCACGGTTTCGGCATGTTCGTCGCGCCGCGAAACTTTGATGCCCTCGCCGATGGCTTGACGTTCCGAGGCAGGCTCTCCTTGCGGCACGAGGGGCAGGAGGCCCTCCAGCTCGTCGATGTCCGACAGGCGCTGGAGGCCGGCCTCATTGGAGAGGCGATGGATCTCATCACCCCCGAACACCTCGACGAGATCGAGGCAACTGTGCGCCAAATGGAATCACTGGCGGAAGACGGGGAGGTCTTCACCTCGGTCGACGAGCACTTCCATTTTCAACTCTTCGAGCCGCTGGATAACGAGTTGCTTTCCAATCTCATGTCCGTTTTTTGGAAGGTCTACAGCAAGATCCATACGGAGTTGGGCGGCGATCCGTTGATTGACCTGGTTGAGACGGCCGCCATTCACCGGGCCATCTTCGAAGCGGTCAAGGCCGGGGATAAGGCATTGGCCTCGGAGCGACTGAAGCGACACTTCGATGGCATTCGGTCCGAGCTGTCCAAGCTGCGGGACGCCTCATGA